The following coding sequences lie in one Arachis ipaensis cultivar K30076 chromosome B03, Araip1.1, whole genome shotgun sequence genomic window:
- the LOC107629808 gene encoding probable O-methyltransferase 3 isoform X2 produces the protein MESNDGEDHSQKLLLAQTHIWNHFFSFINSMSLKCAIELNILDVVHNYGQPMPLSELIASLPIQPSKAAFVPRLMRILTLSGFFSNQNDDDQQEESNKSPLEMEHGRAFWEFASHDQKLSNSFHEAMTSDSRLIASVVIEKCKDTFEGLESLVDVGGGNGTMAKAIAKSFPNVECIVFDLPHVVAGFQGSSDKNIKYVGGDMFEAIPSADSVLLKCILHNWSDEDCVKLLKKCKEATMKKGKKGKVIIIDMVVGNENGDNGSLETQLYYDMAMMAFVTGKERTEKEWAKLFFSSGFSNYKIIPILMSSRSLIEVYP, from the exons ATGGAATCCAATGATGGTGAGGATCATTCTCAAAAATTGCTTTTAGCTCAAACCCACATATGGAATCACTTTTTTAGCTTCATAAATTCTATGTCCCTTAAATGTGCAATTGAACTGAACATACTTGATGTTGTTCACAATTATGGCCAACCCATGCCACTCTCAGAACTCATTGCTTCATTACCAATCCAACCGTCAAAAGCCGCCTTCGTCCCCCGCTTGATGCGAATCTTGACACTTTCCGGCTTCTTCTCGAATCAAAatgatgatgatcaacaagaagagag TAACAAGTCACCATTAGAAATGGAACATGGGAGGGCATTTTGGGAATTTGCTAGTCATGACCAAAAGCTTAGTAATAGTTTCCATGAGGCCATGACAAGCGACTCTAGATTGATTGCTAGTGTGGTGATTGAGAAGTGTAAGGATACTTTTGAAGGGTTGGAATCTTTGGTTGATGTTGGTGGGGGCAATGGAACTATGGCTAAGGCCATAGCTAAATCATTCCCAAATGTGGAGTGCATTGTGTTTGATCTTCCACATGTTGTTGCTGGCTTTCAAGGAAGTAGTGACAAGAACATCAAATATGTTGGAGGGGACATGTTTGAGGCAATTCCTTCTGCAGATTCTGTTTTGTTGAAG TGCATATTACACAACTGGAGTGATGAGGATTGTGTAAAACTCCTGAAGAAATGCAAGGAGGCAACAATGAAGAAGGGCAAAAAAGGAAAAGTGATAATAATAGACATGGTGGTAGGGAATGAGAATGGAGATAATGGATCACTGGAGACACAACTTTATTATGATATGGCGATGATGGCCTTTGTCACTGGAAAGGAGAGAACTGAGAAAGAATGGGCCAAGCTATTTTTCTCTTCTGGTTTCAGTAATTACAAGATAATTCCAATTTTGATGAGTTCAAGGTCTTTGATCGAGGTTTATCCATag
- the LOC107629808 gene encoding probable O-methyltransferase 3 isoform X1, which translates to MESNDGEDHSQKLLLAQTHIWNHFFSFINSMSLKCAIELNILDVVHNYGQPMPLSELIASLPIQPSKAAFVPRLMRILTLSGFFSNQNDDDQQEERYVLTNSSRLLLKDHPFCMTPFLDVLLDPNLVKPWYQLSNWFKKCDTNKSPLEMEHGRAFWEFASHDQKLSNSFHEAMTSDSRLIASVVIEKCKDTFEGLESLVDVGGGNGTMAKAIAKSFPNVECIVFDLPHVVAGFQGSSDKNIKYVGGDMFEAIPSADSVLLKCILHNWSDEDCVKLLKKCKEATMKKGKKGKVIIIDMVVGNENGDNGSLETQLYYDMAMMAFVTGKERTEKEWAKLFFSSGFSNYKIIPILMSSRSLIEVYP; encoded by the exons ATGGAATCCAATGATGGTGAGGATCATTCTCAAAAATTGCTTTTAGCTCAAACCCACATATGGAATCACTTTTTTAGCTTCATAAATTCTATGTCCCTTAAATGTGCAATTGAACTGAACATACTTGATGTTGTTCACAATTATGGCCAACCCATGCCACTCTCAGAACTCATTGCTTCATTACCAATCCAACCGTCAAAAGCCGCCTTCGTCCCCCGCTTGATGCGAATCTTGACACTTTCCGGCTTCTTCTCGAATCAAAatgatgatgatcaacaagaagagagGTATGTTCTAACTAATTCATCTAGACTATTGCTAAAGGATCACCCCTTTTGCATGACACCATTCCTGGATGTACTTCTTGATCCAAATTTGGTAAAACCATGGTACCAACTCTCTAATTGGTTCAAGAAATGTGACACTAACAAGTCACCATTAGAAATGGAACATGGGAGGGCATTTTGGGAATTTGCTAGTCATGACCAAAAGCTTAGTAATAGTTTCCATGAGGCCATGACAAGCGACTCTAGATTGATTGCTAGTGTGGTGATTGAGAAGTGTAAGGATACTTTTGAAGGGTTGGAATCTTTGGTTGATGTTGGTGGGGGCAATGGAACTATGGCTAAGGCCATAGCTAAATCATTCCCAAATGTGGAGTGCATTGTGTTTGATCTTCCACATGTTGTTGCTGGCTTTCAAGGAAGTAGTGACAAGAACATCAAATATGTTGGAGGGGACATGTTTGAGGCAATTCCTTCTGCAGATTCTGTTTTGTTGAAG TGCATATTACACAACTGGAGTGATGAGGATTGTGTAAAACTCCTGAAGAAATGCAAGGAGGCAACAATGAAGAAGGGCAAAAAAGGAAAAGTGATAATAATAGACATGGTGGTAGGGAATGAGAATGGAGATAATGGATCACTGGAGACACAACTTTATTATGATATGGCGATGATGGCCTTTGTCACTGGAAAGGAGAGAACTGAGAAAGAATGGGCCAAGCTATTTTTCTCTTCTGGTTTCAGTAATTACAAGATAATTCCAATTTTGATGAGTTCAAGGTCTTTGATCGAGGTTTATCCATag